In Corynebacterium guangdongense, one DNA window encodes the following:
- a CDS encoding PrsW family intramembrane metalloprotease → MSRLMTWTLIIAVVLGLPAMLASLIGAFLVSPVGGAAGVVLGIAYTVVTVLLLRATPFWPPGVTGWWVIASLSWGASVGMLAAGIAGLPWIDLAIAMNWEDSLASFGGAYPEEIGKGVGVAVILLAFRRLNRPWHGLATGALVGLGFEVIENILYGASLATLHVNSDLLGALQTWGLRLVAGAFMHVIWTAFAGWGLGQALFTAGRSLPWRAGVALGWLGVAFALHFGWNYLGGGEAWALVRVVLISVVMYAVFIWLVIRAWRLARADHSYVATETPLTSLAQLPSRRALPGGSAAAARMSTGTPDSVGSGESEASRRMLP, encoded by the coding sequence GTGAGCAGGCTTATGACGTGGACGCTGATCATCGCCGTCGTCCTGGGGCTGCCGGCGATGCTGGCCAGCCTCATCGGCGCGTTCCTCGTCTCCCCGGTCGGCGGCGCCGCCGGCGTGGTCCTGGGCATCGCCTACACCGTGGTGACCGTCCTGCTGCTGCGCGCGACACCCTTCTGGCCGCCGGGCGTCACCGGCTGGTGGGTGATCGCGAGCCTGAGCTGGGGAGCCAGCGTCGGCATGCTGGCCGCCGGCATCGCAGGCCTGCCCTGGATCGACCTGGCCATCGCCATGAACTGGGAGGACTCCCTCGCCTCCTTCGGCGGGGCGTACCCGGAGGAGATCGGCAAGGGCGTCGGCGTGGCCGTCATCCTGCTCGCTTTTCGACGCCTCAACCGCCCCTGGCACGGCCTCGCCACCGGCGCGCTGGTCGGCCTGGGCTTCGAAGTCATCGAAAACATCCTCTACGGCGCCTCCCTGGCGACGCTGCACGTGAATTCCGACCTTCTCGGCGCGCTCCAGACCTGGGGACTGCGCCTGGTGGCCGGGGCGTTCATGCACGTCATCTGGACCGCCTTCGCCGGTTGGGGACTGGGCCAGGCGCTCTTCACCGCCGGGCGGAGCCTGCCCTGGCGGGCGGGCGTTGCGCTCGGCTGGCTCGGCGTCGCGTTCGCGCTGCACTTCGGCTGGAATTACCTGGGCGGCGGTGAGGCCTGGGCCCTCGTGCGCGTGGTCCTCATCTCCGTGGTGATGTACGCGGTGTTCATCTGGCTGGTCATCCGGGCCTGGCGACTCGCCCGGGCCGACCACTCCTACGTGGCCACGGAGACGCCGTTGACCTCGCTGGCTCAGTTGCCGTCGCGCCGGGCCCTACCGGGGGGAAGCGCGGCTGCCGCCCGCATGAGCACCGGCACCCCCGACAGCGTAGGCAGCGGTGAATCCGAGGCCAGCAGAAGAATGTTGCCGTAG
- a CDS encoding spermidine synthase — translation MARKPRAGKRRVEGVWQVDSGTARVLADPARDGAYVLEVNDVPSSHVVLGAPRVLEFEYMQWIAALLRPLPLADAHIVHLGGAACSLARWAADVWPSSRNTVVEIDGALSRLVREVFDIPASVRSVVGEARTITHSLAEGSVDVLIRDVFAGPVTPHHLTTVEYFRACRRVLVPGGLYLANCGDRGDCRRPGRSWRV, via the coding sequence ATGGCGCGGAAACCCCGCGCAGGAAAACGCCGCGTCGAGGGAGTCTGGCAGGTCGACTCCGGCACCGCGCGGGTGCTCGCGGATCCCGCCCGTGACGGCGCGTACGTTCTCGAGGTCAACGACGTGCCCAGCTCGCACGTGGTGCTCGGCGCGCCCCGGGTGCTGGAGTTCGAGTACATGCAGTGGATCGCCGCTCTGCTGCGGCCGCTGCCGCTCGCCGACGCCCACATCGTCCATCTCGGCGGCGCCGCCTGCTCCCTGGCACGTTGGGCGGCCGACGTGTGGCCCTCCTCGCGCAACACGGTCGTCGAGATCGACGGGGCACTGTCGAGGCTGGTCCGGGAGGTCTTCGATATTCCGGCGTCGGTGCGCTCCGTCGTCGGGGAGGCGCGGACCATCACGCACTCCTTGGCCGAAGGTTCCGTCGACGTCCTCATCCGCGACGTCTTCGCCGGCCCGGTCACCCCGCACCACCTGACCACGGTGGAGTATTTCCGGGCCTGCCGACGCGTGCTCGTCCCCGGCGGCCTCTACCTGGCCAACTGCGGGGACAGGGGGGACTGCCGACGGCCCGGGCGGAGCTGGCGGGTCTGA
- a CDS encoding arabinosyltransferase domain-containing protein gives MSTAVSENTSPTRVSGWAKNLAIVSGLLAFLCFALTPLLPVNQTQSSFSWPQNDSLNSVNAPLISLAPEKFGASVPLSALGMLNDGETMLLGTLPADSPQATDRGLFVRGAEDEGLDVIALSEVIFDVTAEELADLEEDAVLEISLSGDGAEISIPGTDLAESTEEDYRPQLTGVYTEIADTADNQRELAAAGLSADVEINSRFTSTPTTLKLITMWAGAVLMLVSLFALRRMDRGDGRRIPFLNARWRSFRPLDALVSAVLVFWYVFGANTSDDGFTTTMARVSEHAGYMANYYRWYGVPESPFGSPYYDLLALLSSVSAASIWMRLPSLVSGLLIWWILSREIIPRFGPAVAGRRVAYWTAAMIFLAFWLPYNNGTRPEPLVALGAIAAWALFERAIEFRRLFPAALGTIIAAMTLTVGPTGLLAVGAFLVALPYLFRILGERLSLYEGPRWQASASMLAPFLAGGTFVMVPVFADQTLMAVLESTRVRGLVGPALDWYSEYVRYATLFQQTVDGSLTRRFAVLAMLASIILIVFALIRWREVPGVAKGPTVRLMIIIGLSFFFLMFTPTKWTHHFGIYAGLAGALGALAAVVLSRIALQSPRARTFTWAGTIFMLALTFAGWNAWWYVSSFGVPWWDKTPQFKGVEFSTIILVIAMVVLVVGLWQSMRHDRAKRSAREAGTLDQFREGSVLATTRWNGLAAAPLAIAAALVVLSAVLSFTKATIDQYPAYSVGLGNLRSLAGNTCSLANEAMIETNTNDSFLTPVDPDVELGESLEAGELRGFDPRGIPDYIAPRTQIDGTTGAMGGTGEDAGTVADATAGDAGATTGEEAAATDSSNASDSSDAPGTGTDAEEQDTADTAVRETTGTATSADVSGGVRSDSEAGVNGSTSELPFDLDYTKVPVLGSWTPDSQFAAEVETAWFGLPEATEEAPLIVVSVAGRIAHHDQNGVAQPGEKLLLEYGRTEGTDVEKLGETEMMDIGPDPTWRNLRLPLENLPAEADAVRIVAEDTSLDPQDWIAFTPPRAPELAPLGTTVSMDTPALLDWSVALQFPCQRSFDHWAGVTEIPQYRISPDHPGKAALTGFMDFLGGGSMATVQAVNTATEIPSYTRDDWHRDWGSVQSYELRTNSQGVAPDLARIDEENIVRSGLWHESDMKIREIEG, from the coding sequence GTGTCTACCGCCGTCTCTGAAAACACCTCCCCGACCCGTGTCAGCGGGTGGGCGAAGAACCTGGCGATCGTCTCCGGTCTCCTCGCGTTCCTCTGCTTCGCCCTGACCCCGCTGCTGCCGGTCAACCAGACGCAGTCCTCCTTCAGCTGGCCCCAGAACGACTCACTGAACTCGGTCAACGCCCCGCTGATTTCGCTGGCGCCCGAGAAGTTCGGGGCGTCGGTCCCGCTCAGCGCGCTGGGGATGCTCAACGACGGCGAAACGATGCTGCTGGGCACGCTCCCGGCGGACAGTCCGCAGGCCACCGACCGCGGCCTCTTCGTGCGTGGCGCGGAGGATGAGGGCCTCGACGTCATCGCGTTGAGCGAGGTCATCTTCGACGTCACCGCCGAGGAACTCGCGGATCTGGAGGAGGACGCGGTCCTGGAGATCTCGCTCTCCGGCGACGGCGCCGAGATCTCCATCCCGGGCACCGACCTCGCCGAATCCACGGAGGAGGACTACCGCCCGCAGCTGACGGGCGTGTACACCGAGATCGCCGACACCGCGGACAACCAGCGGGAGCTCGCGGCGGCCGGGCTCTCCGCGGACGTCGAGATCAACTCCCGCTTCACCTCGACCCCGACCACCCTCAAGCTGATCACCATGTGGGCCGGCGCGGTCCTCATGCTCGTCTCACTGTTCGCGCTGCGGAGAATGGACCGGGGCGACGGCAGGCGGATCCCGTTCCTCAACGCCCGCTGGCGCAGCTTCCGGCCTCTCGACGCGCTCGTCAGCGCGGTGCTGGTCTTCTGGTACGTCTTCGGCGCCAACACCTCCGACGACGGTTTCACCACGACCATGGCCCGGGTCTCCGAGCACGCGGGCTACATGGCCAACTACTACCGCTGGTACGGCGTCCCGGAATCCCCCTTCGGCTCCCCCTACTACGATCTGCTCGCGCTGTTGAGCTCCGTCTCGGCGGCGTCGATCTGGATGCGTCTGCCCTCGCTGGTCTCGGGTCTGCTGATCTGGTGGATACTCTCTCGGGAGATCATTCCGCGCTTCGGTCCGGCCGTGGCGGGCCGCCGCGTCGCGTACTGGACCGCCGCGATGATCTTCCTGGCGTTCTGGCTGCCCTACAACAACGGCACCCGCCCGGAGCCGCTGGTGGCCCTCGGCGCGATCGCCGCGTGGGCGCTGTTCGAGCGCGCGATCGAGTTCCGCCGGCTCTTCCCGGCCGCCCTCGGCACCATCATCGCCGCCATGACCCTGACCGTCGGGCCTACCGGCCTGCTCGCCGTCGGTGCGTTCCTCGTGGCGCTGCCTTACCTCTTCCGCATCCTGGGGGAGCGGCTGAGCCTGTATGAGGGGCCGCGCTGGCAGGCGTCGGCAAGCATGCTCGCCCCCTTCCTGGCGGGCGGCACCTTCGTGATGGTGCCGGTGTTCGCGGATCAGACGCTGATGGCCGTGCTGGAGTCGACGCGCGTGCGTGGACTGGTCGGGCCGGCACTGGACTGGTACTCGGAGTACGTCCGCTACGCGACGCTCTTCCAGCAGACCGTGGACGGTTCGCTCACGCGCCGTTTCGCGGTGCTCGCGATGCTGGCCTCCATCATCCTCATCGTCTTCGCGCTCATCCGCTGGCGCGAGGTGCCGGGCGTGGCGAAGGGCCCGACCGTCCGACTGATGATCATCATCGGGCTGTCCTTCTTCTTCCTCATGTTCACCCCGACGAAGTGGACCCACCACTTCGGCATCTACGCGGGCCTGGCCGGGGCGCTGGGCGCGCTGGCCGCCGTGGTACTCAGCCGCATCGCGCTGCAGTCGCCCCGCGCCCGCACCTTCACCTGGGCGGGCACGATCTTCATGCTGGCGCTGACCTTCGCCGGCTGGAACGCCTGGTGGTACGTCTCCTCCTTCGGCGTGCCCTGGTGGGACAAGACTCCGCAATTCAAGGGCGTGGAGTTCTCCACCATCATCCTGGTCATCGCCATGGTCGTGCTGGTCGTCGGCCTGTGGCAGTCCATGCGCCACGACCGCGCCAAGCGCAGCGCCCGCGAGGCCGGCACCCTGGACCAGTTCCGGGAGGGGTCCGTGCTGGCCACCACCCGATGGAACGGGCTGGCCGCCGCTCCCCTGGCGATCGCGGCGGCGCTGGTCGTGCTCTCCGCAGTGCTCTCCTTCACCAAGGCGACGATCGACCAGTACCCGGCGTACAGCGTCGGCCTGGGCAACCTGCGCTCGCTGGCGGGCAACACCTGCTCCCTGGCCAACGAGGCCATGATCGAAACCAACACCAACGACTCCTTCCTCACCCCGGTCGACCCGGACGTGGAGCTGGGCGAGTCGCTGGAGGCCGGTGAACTCCGGGGCTTCGATCCCCGGGGCATCCCCGACTACATCGCGCCGCGCACGCAGATCGACGGCACCACCGGCGCGATGGGCGGCACCGGCGAGGACGCCGGCACCGTCGCCGACGCCACCGCCGGCGACGCTGGCGCGACCACCGGCGAGGAGGCCGCCGCCACTGACTCCTCCAACGCCTCGGACTCCTCGGACGCCCCGGGCACCGGGACCGACGCCGAGGAGCAGGACACTGCGGACACCGCCGTGCGGGAGACCACCGGGACGGCGACCTCGGCCGACGTGTCGGGGGGCGTGCGCTCCGACTCCGAGGCCGGCGTCAACGGATCCACCTCCGAGCTGCCCTTCGATCTGGACTACACGAAGGTCCCCGTGCTCGGCTCCTGGACCCCCGACAGCCAGTTCGCCGCCGAGGTGGAGACCGCCTGGTTCGGCCTGCCCGAGGCCACCGAGGAGGCGCCGCTCATCGTCGTGTCCGTGGCCGGCAGGATCGCGCACCACGACCAGAACGGCGTCGCCCAGCCGGGGGAAAAGCTGTTGCTGGAGTACGGCAGGACGGAGGGGACGGACGTCGAAAAGCTCGGCGAGACCGAGATGATGGACATCGGCCCCGACCCGACCTGGCGCAACCTGCGTCTGCCCCTGGAGAACCTGCCGGCAGAAGCCGACGCGGTCCGCATCGTCGCCGAGGACACCTCCCTGGATCCGCAGGACTGGATCGCCTTCACCCCGCCGCGCGCGCCGGAGCTGGCGCCGCTGGGCACGACGGTCTCCATGGACACCCCGGCCCTGCTGGACTGGTCCGTCGCGCTGCAGTTCCCGTGCCAGCGCTCCTTCGACCACTGGGCGGGCGTCACGGAGATTCCGCAGTACCGCATCTCCCCGGATCACCCGGGCAAGGCCGCGCTCACCGGTTTCATGGACTTCCTGGGCGGCGGTTCGATGGCCACCGTCCAGGCCGTCAACACCGCGACCGAGATCCCGAGCTACACCCGGGACGACTGGCACCGCGACTGGGGCTCCGTCCAGTCCTACGAGTTGCGCACCAACTCCCAGGGCGTGGCGCCGGACCTGGCGCGCATCGACGAGGAGAACATCGTCCGTTCCGGCCTGTGGCATGAGTCGGACATGAAGATCCGCGAGATCGAAGGCTAG